Proteins from a genomic interval of Meiothermus sp.:
- a CDS encoding DMT family transporter, whose amino-acid sequence MRLATIAPLLFVLLWSTGFVGAKFGLPYAEPFTFLWVRMLIVAGLLAALAGVLRSAWPSGWALNLHIGVSGLLLHAGYLGGVFFSISRGMPAGLAALIVGLQPILTALLAQPLLRERVSAVQWAGLLLGFGGVGLVVGEKALGARVLHIEPSAFVAIVLALLSTTLGTLYQKRFAVQMPLVGGTVVQYVAAAAGLFVLSLLFRETMQIQWTPQFILAMAWLVLVLSVGAILLLMYLIRHNSASRVASLFYLVPPATALEAYFLFGERLGGLALLGMGLAALGVALAVRR is encoded by the coding sequence TTGAGGCTTGCGACCATAGCGCCCCTTCTGTTTGTGCTCCTGTGGAGCACCGGCTTTGTGGGGGCCAAGTTTGGGCTGCCCTACGCCGAGCCCTTCACCTTTTTGTGGGTGCGGATGCTGATCGTGGCGGGGCTGCTTGCGGCGCTGGCCGGGGTGCTGCGCTCGGCCTGGCCCAGCGGCTGGGCCCTGAACCTGCACATCGGCGTCTCGGGGCTGCTGCTGCACGCGGGCTATCTGGGCGGGGTGTTTTTTTCCATCTCGAGGGGGATGCCGGCCGGGCTGGCGGCCCTGATTGTGGGCTTGCAGCCCATCCTGACCGCCCTCCTGGCCCAGCCGTTGCTACGGGAGCGGGTGAGCGCGGTGCAGTGGGCCGGCCTGCTGCTGGGCTTTGGGGGGGTGGGGCTGGTGGTGGGGGAGAAAGCCCTGGGCGCTCGAGTCCTGCACATCGAGCCCTCGGCGTTTGTGGCCATCGTCCTGGCCCTGCTCTCCACCACCCTGGGCACGCTGTACCAGAAGCGCTTTGCCGTACAGATGCCCCTAGTTGGCGGGACGGTGGTGCAGTACGTGGCGGCGGCAGCGGGGTTATTTGTCCTGTCCCTGCTCTTTCGCGAGACCATGCAGATCCAGTGGACGCCGCAGTTCATCCTGGCCATGGCCTGGCTGGTGCTGGTGCTCTCGGTGGGGGCCATTCTGCTCCTGATGTACCTGATCCGGCACAACTCGGCCAGCCGCGTGGCCAGCCTGTTTTACCTGGTGCCCCCGGCCACCGCGCTGGAAGCCTATTTTCTGTTCGGCGAGCGGCTGGGGGGGCTAGCCCTGCTGGGGATGGGCCTGGCCGCGCTGGGGGTGGCCCTGGCGGTGCGGCGCTGA